CCAGAGAGAACCTGGGACGATACCTGCCAATATCCCACCCTTTTTTACAGGGAGGATGGGTTCGAAGTGATGGAAGGTGGGGAATTCTGGCTTTCGAAAACCCCGCAAACTCACAGAAGCAAGGACTGGGATAGTGCTTTCCCGAGAATGATGAGTTACGCTTTGTTTCATGATCGGGCTGATTCAGGTTCTTTTTGGGCTGTTGTCACGCACCTGGATCATATAGGAAGTCGGGCGCGTATCGAGCAAAGTAAAATGATTGCGGCCTGGCTGGGAAAACATTCGAGGCCCCGCATTCTCATGGGTGATTTCAATGATCGGCCTGACTCTTCGGTTCACCACATACTGACGGAACCTGCCGAGAACATGAAGGATACGTGGGATGTGCGGGGTGGAGTGGAAAGTGAAGAGACCATGACGCACCATGATTTTCACGGGGTGCCGAACAAATTTCGAATGGATTGGATATTGGTGAGCTGCGAATTCCGGGTTCTGGATGTTCTAGTTATCCGGGATCACAAAGGAGGGCGTTATCCATCGGATCACTTTCCCTACCTTGCGGAATTGACATGGGCATGATTGCCTGCCGTCCCCTATTGTACGCGGTTCGCTTGGGAAATGGCTCAGTGTAAATTGGATTTCTTTCCGGCTGCATGTAGAGGGGCGCCGGGCATCTTTAGATATCGATTTTTTCGTTACAGAGGATACGGTTTATACAGGAGGAATGATGCAGGACACAATTCGAGTGGCTTTGATTCAACCCAAGCCTTACCCTTCACTTGACGATCCCAGGAATATCGGTCATGCCATGCAGTTACTCGAACGCTGCCGCGGAGAAAGGCTGGATGTCATTTGTTTCCCTGAATATTTTCCCTATCAGGGTGAACGTGAGCTCGCCGGGGCGGCGAGACAGCACAAGGCTTATATCATAGCGGGTCTTGTGGAAGCTGAAGGGGAAAAGCTCTATAATACCGCAACCCTCTTCGATAGGGCCGGACGCCTTCTGGGGCGGCAGCGCAAGCGCAATGTGAGCGTGCTGGAACGGGAGCAGCTGGGAATCTCTGCGGGAGATGGCGTCTTCCGAGCTTTTGCCACGGATTTTGGTAAAATCGGCATACCGGTCTGCATCGATTTCTGGGGACAGCCCGAAGCGGGCAAGCAGTTGGCCGAACAGGGTGTCGACGTGGTTTTTAATATAAGCCTTTTTCCTGTTCTACGTGGCCACTGGAAAGTAGGGGTCCTTACCAGAGCTTTTGACAACTTCTTCGCAGTAGCGGGAGTGAACACCGCAGATTACAATGCATTGTTTGGTGAAAAGCGAATACACCATCACGGAGGGGGAAGTTTCGTAATCTACCCGCCCAAGATGCTCGACAAACAGGATTTTCGCCGCTGGATAAAGAGCTTGAATGACATCGAAGACTGGGTGCGGGTAAAGCTGGATGGTTTGGAACAGGTTC
This region of Desulforhabdus amnigena genomic DNA includes:
- a CDS encoding endonuclease/exonuclease/phosphatase family protein — protein: MKVMTFNLRFENDHDGENAWVYRRQVALDLIQKYRPSILGTQEGTRKQLDYLQKYLSGYRMHAPERTWDDTCQYPTLFYREDGFEVMEGGEFWLSKTPQTHRSKDWDSAFPRMMSYALFHDRADSGSFWAVVTHLDHIGSRARIEQSKMIAAWLGKHSRPRILMGDFNDRPDSSVHHILTEPAENMKDTWDVRGGVESEETMTHHDFHGVPNKFRMDWILVSCEFRVLDVLVIRDHKGGRYPSDHFPYLAELTWA
- a CDS encoding carbon-nitrogen hydrolase family protein, giving the protein MMQDTIRVALIQPKPYPSLDDPRNIGHAMQLLERCRGERLDVICFPEYFPYQGERELAGAARQHKAYIIAGLVEAEGEKLYNTATLFDRAGRLLGRQRKRNVSVLEREQLGISAGDGVFRAFATDFGKIGIPVCIDFWGQPEAGKQLAEQGVDVVFNISLFPVLRGHWKVGVLTRAFDNFFAVAGVNTADYNALFGEKRIHHHGGGSFVIYPPKMLDKQDFRRWIKSLNDIEDWVRVKLDGLEQVHFVEIHLGTVRRFREDFRNRFGFRQY